Within the Achromobacter spanius genome, the region TCGTCGATGAAGACGTTCCTGGCGGTAGGGCTGGGCTCCGTACTCGGTGCGCAGACTGCCATGGTGCTGGGCGTGCTGGCCGCGGCAATGTCGGCGGGGCAGTTCGCGGGGCGGGAAGTCGCGACCATCGTGGGCCTGGGTGGCACGGGAACCATGGCGGCGCTGCTGTACTTCAGCATCGCGTTTGGAAAGGTCACGATATCGACGCTGAACTCCTACGGCAGCTTCATGTGCATCGCGACGATCGTCAGCGGCTTTCGCGGACATGTCGAGATCACGCGGCGCCAGCGCGCGGTGGCCGTGTTGTTGATCGTGGGCGCGGCCACGGCGGTGGCCTTGGTGGGCCAGCATTCCTTCCTGAACGCATTCAAGTCCTTCATCCTGTTCCTCCTGGCCTTCTTTGTGCCCTGGAGCGCGGTGAACCTGGTGGACTATTACTTCGTGAATCGCGAACGCTACGACGTGGCCGCGCTGTCCGACCCCAACGGACGCTATGGCCGATGGAACTGGCCCGGCATCCTGGTGTACGCCTTTGGTGTCTTGGTGCAGATGCCGTTCATCTCGACCAAGCTTTATACCGGCCCGATGGTCGAACGCCTGGGGGGCGTGGACATCTCGTGGGTCGTCGGCCTGATCGTTCCCAGCATTCTTTATTACCTATTTGCCCGTCGCGATACGCGGCTTGCGGCGCACGCGCCGGCATGACGGCCGGCCTGACTACCCCATTGCAAGACGCCGAAGCACCGGCGCAGGAGAAGAAAATGGAATTGCACTTGAAACCCGGCCACCTCACCTTGGCCGATTTGCGGCGTGTCTATCAGGAGCCGGTCCGCTTGACGCTGGATGCGGGCGCGGCGGACGCCATTGACGCCAGCGTGGCCACCGTTGAACGGCTGATCGCCGAGGGCCGCACGGTGTATGGCATCAACACGGGCTTTGGCTTGCTGGCGTCCACCAAGATCGCGCGCGAAGACCTCGAAGCGCTGCAAAGCTCCTTGGTGCGCTCGCACGCGGCGGGCGTGGGCGAGCCCCTG harbors:
- a CDS encoding purine-cytosine permease family protein; translation: MVQASEAGSTPLIERRSIDYIPASERHGKLYSQFTLWMGANLQITAIVTGALAVVLGGDVFWSLIGLFIGQVLGGVVMALHAAQGPKLGLPQMISSRVQFGVYGAAIPIALVCLMYLGFTATGTVLSGQALGQLFGVSDTIGILLFASIIVVATLFGYRVIHIIGRVATVFGLIAFVYLFSRVIAVGDVGQLLQIRHFAWGPFLLAVSLAASWQIAYGPYVADYSRYLPSSTSSMKTFLAVGLGSVLGAQTAMVLGVLAAAMSAGQFAGREVATIVGLGGTGTMAALLYFSIAFGKVTISTLNSYGSFMCIATIVSGFRGHVEITRRQRAVAVLLIVGAATAVALVGQHSFLNAFKSFILFLLAFFVPWSAVNLVDYYFVNRERYDVAALSDPNGRYGRWNWPGILVYAFGVLVQMPFISTKLYTGPMVERLGGVDISWVVGLIVPSILYYLFARRDTRLAAHAPA